Below is a genomic region from Methanomethylovorans hollandica DSM 15978.
TATTGACTTGGGAATGAACTACCTTGCTGTTGCATCAACCACTGAAAAGAAATGTAAGTTCTTTGCAGGAGGTCATATCAAATATATCAGAAACCAATACAAGTCAATGCGAGCACGTTTACAATCGAAGGGAACTTTGTCAGCAAAGAGGATGTTGAAACATCTCTCTGGCAAAGAACAACGTCTTATGCGAGATGTAAACCACATAATTTCTAAAGAAATCGTAAAATTCGCTATTGATAACGATGTTTCCGTAATAGGTCTTGAAGATTTGAATGGTATTAAGGAAAGTACTATACATAATGTACCTAAGAAGAAACGACATAACCACAGTAGTTGGGCGTACAGACAACTACACACATTCATTGAATACAAAGCAAGAGAGGCGGGAATAATTACTCATTTTGTAGATCCAGCTTACACTTCTCAAACATGTATACGATGCAATCACATATCTAAAAACAATAGACATCGACTTGAATTTAGATGTGAAATATGTGGTTATGAAAATAATGCAGACCTAAACGGAGCAATGAACATCGAACATCGAACACGGGATTTTAGGTATATCTTAGAATCTCAGGGGTGTGTGTCAGCCACCCATACGAATGCTTAAATGATATTCAAGCTCCTTCCTCGACTTCGTAGAAGGCAGGGAGGAGTAGTTGACACACCAAATATATCATTGCTGTTTCAATTATCTTCTGACTGAGCATCTCTACAGTTTGAACTACCATACCAACTACCTCCACAACACCATATTTTTTGTTTTTCCAGCCTTTCAGGTAAATATCATTGCTTATATTTTTCCTCCATTTTTTTTAATTATTTCTTGCAATCGTTTTTGAACAAAACCTTCTATTGATAATGTACTATATTAACGATATGATATGAACCCACGAAATCTATCTTATCTTCTATAGTGCCAGCAGTCCGAATTCAACCTTTTTCTACATCCTTTTGCATAAGCATAGAGTGTCCTGCACAGCAACTACAGTGAATATGGAGATGGAAGAGTTATATCCATAACCATGGCATATGAAACTGATTATGTTACCGTTTCATTGTGTGATGCAATGATGGAGAATGTGACTGGTAGATTTATCAAAATTAATGATCTGGGCGTACAGCGAAGGGTACAGTTGTTGTTCTTAGAAGAGAGAGGATATTTATAGGTATTAATGATACAGATTCTAAGGAAAATAGACTCTGACTCACAATATCGCCAAAAAATCGGATTGTCCTGAGTCTGTCTATTACATTCTCTTGTTCAGGAATACTCAGTACAAGTAAAAAAGTCTACAGGAGAATTTTACCAGAAAAAAAAGATGAAATCAGAGAGTGGTAAGAATGTATTTTTTAAGAAGAACTATCTTATACCTCAGTTCAAGAACACCATTGTAGTAACGCATTTTTTCAGAAAGGGGATCTATCCTGACCTTTAGGGGAATATTCTTCGTATACAATCTATCTTCGAATGCTGCTATAATACTAACCGATTTTTCTCTGGGGTCAGTATAGATGTTTTTTCGTGGTATACCTGGAATATCTAGAGTTATAATAACACATTCTTTTTCGGTAGTAATCTGGTATTGTGGCTCGTTTTTATTGCGTCCTGGTATTACAGACCTGAGTGTGTCACTAATTTCATGTACTGAGATCTTGATTCCAATATCAAGAAAGCTTGGAATCTTTCCTGAGATTCCAATTGTTAGTAGGGTTGATATAATTGATGTTTCGAGTCCTCCGGCTAATTGCTCCATGCTATGCTACCTCCCATAATACTCCACTTTTTTATCCATGTTTTTGATTCATTCAGCCTTTCAGGTAAATATCATTGCTTATATTTTTCCTCCATTTTTTTAATTCTTTGTTGCAATTGTTTTTGAACAAATACATCTATTGATAAAGTTATTTATTAATATTTACATTATTAAAATATGTGCCGTGTGTCAAAAAACAGTATCTATTGGTACTTTCTACATCTCTGGGTTTTATCGAAATCATGTTCTGCAATTAAAAGAAAGTATCTGAAGGAAGGATTAATGCAACTTGTCATTATATTATAAAAACGAAAACAGCAGAAGTATTAATTGAACACACATGTCCAAGAATATCTTAAAGTTTTCGAGTTGCCGCATGTAGATATGTGATGAGCTATACAAACGGACTTTGCAGAGTAATATATCCAATTGACCAGGAATTTGGAATAAAGGGGGTACTACTGACACTGAATATACAGACGTACCGATCAAAATAATGGACAGAAAAAAAGAAAATAGTTATTGGACTTTAATCGTTTTTTTGTTCGTTATTTGCTTCGGGCAGTTAATCTCCAAGATTCCGTTATTAAATATGTATGATATTTTATCAATGTCAATCTTACATGGTAGAGGGATGTTGTGACAAATGCTTTTTCCATTGAAACTCCCCGTTACGCTGATTGTATCATCTGTAAAATCAAGTATTATCCTATCTTTTGGAATACCGGATATATTTATAAAAATGGTAATCATAGAATCGTTATTATGAATCGAATATCCTCTCTTAATAAATATCAGAGGACAGATAAATTTTAGAATATCAATCAATGGGATTGAAAGCTTTATATCAATTGGGGGTGTACCTTCTCCAGGCATGAGAATTGTTCTTCCTAATGTTATTACAATAGCCCCTAATTTAATTAGAGCTACGGTAATTATACTTAAATGTACTACCTTATGTACCATTTAATTTCACCTACACATAGATTCGTCTATTATAGCATATTGACAAATACCATTATATTCCACCAGCACCAAAATTTGTTACCACAAATTTAATTATTTATATATTATGCGCATTATATTTATTGTGGTTACTAGACCTCCGGTTAATACTATTATCATTTGTATCTACTGCGCGGTTCTTTTTTCTGTAGATTTTTTATGTTCTACAAATCAATGTAAAAGATAGTCATATATAAGCATTTGCTTTCATTTGACAAATGATAATTTGAATATAAATATGCTATAAGGCAGTATATAACAAAACAGTCTTAGAAATTTTTTATATGTTTTTGATATATACAATAAATAATTTTGTAGAGTGTGACACTAGCTTCCGTTAGTATGTGAAAACAAAAAATTGAATTGAGTGCATTTTTGTTTTGTAAAATAATCCATGTCTGTAAATGGGACTCAATTTCATAAAAAACCTATTATATAATAATCTAGTTGCCCATAATAATAACTTTTTATCGGAATGGATAATTATCAACCATTAATTAAGCATAGTTAGGGCAAAAAAAAAGGATTTTTATATATATTGAGCAACGTACTTGACGATATTGTCATTGAAATAATAGGATGTCGTAGAGATACCAAGTATTTTGAGATCAATGGCTAATAATGGTTCATCTACGTTGCAAATATCATTTACAAGGAACATTCCGGATACCTTATTATCAAATATTTTAGCTGCAACAAGTTCTAATTGCTCATCAGTTAATGGAGGTACTTCATCAAAGCAATGTTTACTGCAAATCGTTTTCAAAGCGTTCAATATCCCTGGAGAATCTACTATGTACAGCTTACAGAAGTGTTCATGGCCTTGAAGGATAAAGTAGGATCCTCCATTGCAAAAACCTTCTTTAGAGCTAATTATCTTGTTCCCATAAGATTTCTTTTCAAAATGCAAATAAGGATTTAGTTGAGTAGAACTTGATGAGTTCAATAAATGATCTGGAACTCCGGTATAATAGGCTTTGATCACTTTACCGCATTCGGGACACACATATCCGCTTATCAATGGAAATTCATGAATTTCAGTATCAGAGGTAGCATTCTCTTTTGATGGTTTATCGGACAGATCATGGAATAAAAGAAAGAGATTTCTTTCTTTATCTATGGTTATAGTCATGTGACAACCTCCGTTATCGGTGGAATTGTTTCTGTAATTTCCAGTGGTGTTTCTGCATCATCTACATACAATGTAGCAAGATGGTCTGCGAAATATACAATGAATGCTTCAGGGCATTTATCTTTAATTGCGAATTCGTACATCCTGTATGAAGGATCATAAGGCCCCATGTGCCATCTTATGCACATCATTTCCTGCGTTGTTAAGGTTATGAATTTCTGAAGCAGAATTACGCTTTTCTCACCGTGTCCCATCGGAAAAATATCTTCTTTTTCGTATGGGTTTTGGCTCCGTGCTCCTGCTTTGGTGTACTTTTCCCTGTATAGATTTAGGGCTTTGTCAAAATCATGTAAAATACCAATAATGATGAGAGAATCACAGAATTTGATTTGGCTATACTTTTCTTCAAGATACAGTAGTGCATCGTACACATTGAGAACATGTTGAGCAAGGCCTCCTTTTTTGCACAGGTGGAATTTACTGCTTGCAGGTGCTTCAAAGAAATTGCATTCAGGACTTTGCATGAAAACAATTAGGTTATCGATACCTTCTCTTTCAGTCGATTTCAGAAGTTCTATTATTCTATTCTTGTTTTGGAGAATCGTTTCTTCAGGTAATGAATGGTCTGTAGTCATAGTACATTGTGTGTGGTTTTTTTAGTGATTTTGAATAACTAAACATCAGACACCCATTCATATTCTTCAGGAGACATTTCATTATAGTGCTTGAAAATTGTATCAATTGGAGGCTTAGCACGAAATATTCCATAATATTTCCCAAAAAGAGCATGGTTGAAAATTCCATTAATAGACCGAATTGTTAACCTTTTCTGAGGATGAAATACTGATATTTCCAAACGGTCTCCGTTATGAGCTACCATTCTTTTGAAATATTCGATTTTCGTATAACCTGCATCCAACAGATTGTCCATTTCTTTAACGAATGATTTAGAATCACCTGTCTCTGATGCGAGAATTAATCGTTCCCTGATCTGTTCGATATCAAAATCAAGCATTTTATCAACTTTTTTTAATGGTTCATTTTGAACAACTATATATTAATTATAATCTTATTTGATTAATATGAGTACGAATGAAACTCTTGATCCTGTCTCGATATGGGATGAATACACTTATCTAGAGCAGGAATTTATGAATAGTTTAAGGTATTTGCCTGCTGTCCCTGCGCATTATAATGTATGGTCTGTTCATTTTGCTGATCTTCTAATAAGGATCGGGAGTATTTTTGATTCTTTTTTAAAAAGAACTCTATTTTGCGGTTTTTTAGATAAAAATACTGTTGCAATAGCTTCTAGAGTAAAATATGAGGATAATAAAATCACAATAAAGGATTATTACCATTTGTTTGAACCATGTTACAATCTTTCCTTAAAAACAGTATTTAACTTGATCACATCTGAGCCAATTGTTCCTTTTTCTGAATGGGGAAACAATGAATATACGGCTCTTGGATGGTGGAAGGCTTATACGAAACTAAAACACGATAGATTTGTAAATAAAGAAGTAGCAACGCTTGAATCAACTCAAAATGCGTTGGCATCTCTTTTTTTGATGAACCTGCTCAATCCAGAGATTAATTCATTATTAGTTGATTATGATCTGATAAGAAGTCTGTGGTCAAAGGAATCCCTTAAGAGATTAATATCTAAACCAGAACCTATAGATGGATGTGAGGAAATCTATGCAAAAACCAAACTTTTTGGATATGTATTCGAAACACAAGTCAAATATGATAATCCGAAAAAAATAGAAATATTATCTCCATCTTATCTTCAATTCTAAAAGAACCGGTTGTTGATCGTATCTTTAGGGCAATTCACAGTAGCATGCAATGTATTTTGAATTTGTCATTAACTTCGGTATATTTTCCGTTAATCGTTATTTTACGAAGGATTGTTAAGTATTGTATCAATGTGGAAAATCAATACATGTTCAAGGATCTTATGACTTATATTTTCATCATCTACATTAATACAATCTCCACATAGATCACATACAAACGATGATATTTCTCTGACAGATGATTCCTGAACATCTCCAGCTTCGTATTGTGGAAGTTCTTCTTGTATGAAATCACTTTCACATATCAGTGAGCTGGTAGATTCACACGTTTCAGCAACTTCCTGGTTGATAGTTATATGGGAAGTAATCCAGTCATCTATTTGTTTTCGCTGCTCGCTTGTTAGTGATAGCCATTTTGTATTAATTTCGTTCTGTATATTAGACATTGTATATCTCCAATTTGTTTTTTGTCTGGATTTTTTGTTGCTTTTTATTATACAATCGAATGAACCACTAATCATGTTTTGTTTTGTCTTCTACCATGCTCATTAGATCCAGAGGAATATTTTCTTCTGATACGGGAATAATCAGTACTTTTTTACCAATGAGATATTGTGGTACAACTACAACTGGATAATATCCATTTGGAGAGCCTTCGACCTCTCGGTCTATCCTACCATCTTTCGACATCCGATCTAAATCGATATAATTTTCTTGTACTCTTCTCGTGTATCCAAATTCCATATTAATCACTTCTTACTAACAAAAAAAATCTATAGTGGATTAGTGTTTCTTAAGGAACACGAATCCACCTGCAAATAATCCCATTACCATACATGTACCGACAGCATATATTGGAAGATTTGATTTTTCGGGTTGTGTATCTGTGGTGTTGGAGCTATTTGTAGTGTTTTTATCATTCCTGGTACTTTTTGTTTTTAGTACCATTGTTTGTGCATATACATCATCCGGTTTGGATGTAGCTGTCTGCTCACCAGTGATAGCAAACGATGAGAATCCATCAGTTTGAGCTGTATATGTGTTATTTATAGAACTATTTATTGGAATAGTGGGTAGTTCTTCCCAACCATAGCCATCATATCTTTGCAGTTTAACGTCTGTTGGGCTCAAGCACATCTTTTGCATCCATGATTCATTTACATGGAATTTTACCCAACCATCTTCTATGTTATCATCAGTAGCAAATCCAGATTTACCTACCCATACATTTACATAAGTATATACATTTCCTTGAGGATCGCTGTCTACTAGCTTTGATCTATTATTCAGAATCTCTACCGTAGTAGTTATTTCTCCGGAGTTTTTGAGAGCCTTAAATCCAATTGAAGGGACGACATCAGCAGTTTTGTTGAAGTTGTATATTACATAAGTATCTGCTAATATGAACTTTCTGGCAACGTCTTTAATCAAAATTTTCCTGAAATCTTCTGCAGTAGAAGCTCCTCCTATACTACCGCCA
It encodes:
- a CDS encoding HD domain-containing protein; translation: MTTDHSLPEETILQNKNRIIELLKSTEREGIDNLIVFMQSPECNFFEAPASSKFHLCKKGGLAQHVLNVYDALLYLEEKYSQIKFCDSLIIIGILHDFDKALNLYREKYTKAGARSQNPYEKEDIFPMGHGEKSVILLQKFITLTTQEMMCIRWHMGPYDPSYRMYEFAIKDKCPEAFIVYFADHLATLYVDDAETPLEITETIPPITEVVT
- a CDS encoding RNA-guided endonuclease InsQ/TnpB family protein; translation: MILTKTVILKIVNPDNDLVETMQKYSDGMNYASSVVFQNGKTIGSYKLQNIVYGYLREVIGLKSQMSCNIPRQVSGCYKTLKEQIKEGKVIWKEITFSTYSMTLSYKRDFSISQNLVSITTINNGRKPYKIQSYDNAQQYFDGTWKFTASKVVRHKDSNHYFHLSVEKEVPEKELEYPSNYMGIDLGMNYLAVASTTEKKCKFFAGGHIKYIRNQYKSMRARLQSKGTLSAKRMLKHLSGKEQRLMRDVNHIISKEIVKFAIDNDVSVIGLEDLNGIKESTIHNVPKKKRHNHSSWAYRQLHTFIEYKAREAGIITHFVDPAYTSQTCIRCNHISKNNRHRLEFRCEICGYENNADLNGAMNIEHRTRDFRYILESQGCVSATHTNA
- a CDS encoding Hsp20/alpha crystallin family protein, translated to MVHKVVHLSIITVALIKLGAIVITLGRTILMPGEGTPPIDIKLSIPLIDILKFICPLIFIKRGYSIHNNDSMITIFINISGIPKDRIILDFTDDTISVTGSFNGKSICHNIPLPCKIDIDKISYIFNNGILEINCPKQITNKKTIKVQ